In one Aromatoleum aromaticum EbN1 genomic region, the following are encoded:
- a CDS encoding acyl-CoA dehydrogenase family protein: MDFAYSEEQKLLRDNIIKFARGSLNAHVVERDREQVFSRDLWRECANVGIQGLPVPEAYGGTGLDALSCAMVLEALGYGCRDGGLVFSLCAHLLACVVPVWRHGSEEQKRRYLPGLCDGTLVGAHAITEPDSGSDSFSMRTHAERDRDGWRINGTKTFISNGPVADVAVVFAVTEPAKGFHGGVTAFLVESDTPGFSAGQKFEKLGLRTSPVGELVFTDMYVSPSAVLGQVGGGSAVFSTAMDWERCLLVASHVGTIERLLETSISYARTRNQFGQAIGKFQAVAHKIADMKVQLEAARLLAYRAAWRLENLRNASLDAAMAKLMVSESLLRTALDTVHLHGGYGYMVEYEVERALRDAVGSTIYSGTSEMQRNIIGRWLGL, from the coding sequence ATGGACTTCGCCTATTCGGAAGAGCAGAAGCTCCTGCGCGACAACATCATCAAATTCGCCCGCGGCTCGCTCAATGCGCATGTTGTCGAGCGCGATCGCGAGCAGGTCTTTTCCCGCGACCTGTGGCGAGAATGTGCCAACGTCGGCATTCAGGGCCTGCCGGTTCCCGAAGCGTATGGCGGGACCGGTCTCGATGCCTTGTCGTGCGCGATGGTGCTGGAGGCGCTGGGCTATGGGTGCAGGGACGGTGGACTCGTGTTTTCGCTGTGCGCCCACCTGCTCGCATGTGTGGTGCCGGTATGGCGGCACGGCAGCGAGGAACAGAAGCGCCGTTATCTGCCGGGGCTGTGCGACGGCACCTTGGTCGGCGCCCACGCGATCACCGAACCCGATTCCGGTTCGGATTCCTTTTCGATGCGCACCCATGCCGAGCGCGACCGCGACGGCTGGCGCATCAACGGCACCAAGACATTCATCTCCAACGGTCCGGTCGCCGACGTTGCGGTGGTGTTCGCGGTCACCGAACCGGCCAAGGGTTTTCACGGCGGAGTGACCGCGTTTCTCGTCGAAAGCGATACCCCCGGTTTTTCTGCGGGACAGAAGTTCGAGAAGCTCGGGCTGCGGACGTCGCCGGTTGGAGAACTGGTGTTCACCGACATGTATGTTTCACCATCGGCCGTGCTCGGTCAGGTCGGGGGCGGCTCCGCCGTGTTCTCCACGGCGATGGACTGGGAGCGCTGCCTGTTGGTCGCGAGCCATGTCGGAACCATCGAGCGGCTCCTCGAGACGTCAATCTCCTACGCACGCACGCGCAACCAGTTCGGCCAGGCGATCGGAAAGTTTCAGGCCGTGGCGCACAAGATCGCCGACATGAAGGTCCAACTCGAAGCCGCGCGGCTGCTCGCTTACCGCGCTGCGTGGCGGCTCGAGAACCTGCGCAACGCATCGCTGGATGCCGCAATGGCAAAGCTGATGGTCAGCGAATCCCTGCTCCGGACCGCCCTGGACACAGTCCATCTGCACGGCGGCTACGGCTATATGGTCGAGTACGAGGTCGAGCGCGCGTTGCGTGACGCGGTCGGCAGCACCATCTATTCAGGCACCTCCGAGATGCAGCGCAACATCATTGGACGCTGGCTCGGGCTGTAG
- the argB gene encoding acetylglutamate kinase, protein MPQLPAPTDVTPARKAEILAEALPYIKRFFDKTVVIKYGGNAMTDPHLKDCFARDVVLLKLVGLNPVVVHGGGPQIETLLARVGKKGEFIQGMRVTDAETMEVVEMVLGGQVNKEIVSLINQHGGKAVGLTGKDASFIRAKKLLMQKEDAAPGDVVDVGQVGEITKIDPSLIAFLDQGDFIPVIAPIGVGEAGETYNINADVVAGKLAEILKAEKLVLLTNTPGVLDKAGKLLTGLTPHQIDDLVADGTLSGGMLPKISSALDAARNGVKSVHIIDGRVEHCLLLEILTDHGVGTMIKSK, encoded by the coding sequence CCACCGACGTCACGCCCGCCCGCAAGGCCGAAATCCTCGCCGAGGCGCTGCCGTACATCAAGCGCTTCTTCGACAAGACGGTCGTCATCAAGTACGGCGGCAACGCGATGACCGACCCGCATCTGAAGGACTGCTTCGCGCGCGACGTCGTGCTGCTCAAGCTCGTCGGCCTGAATCCGGTCGTGGTGCACGGCGGCGGGCCGCAGATCGAAACCCTGCTCGCGCGCGTCGGCAAGAAAGGCGAGTTCATCCAGGGCATGCGCGTCACCGACGCCGAGACGATGGAAGTCGTCGAGATGGTGCTCGGCGGCCAGGTGAACAAGGAGATCGTCAGCCTCATCAACCAGCACGGCGGCAAGGCCGTCGGCCTGACCGGCAAGGACGCAAGCTTCATCCGCGCGAAGAAGCTGCTGATGCAGAAGGAAGACGCAGCACCGGGGGACGTCGTGGACGTCGGCCAGGTCGGCGAGATCACGAAGATCGACCCGAGCCTGATCGCCTTCCTCGACCAAGGCGACTTCATCCCGGTGATCGCCCCGATCGGGGTCGGCGAAGCGGGCGAGACCTACAACATCAATGCCGACGTCGTCGCCGGCAAGCTCGCCGAGATCCTGAAGGCGGAAAAACTCGTGTTGCTGACGAACACCCCCGGCGTCCTCGACAAGGCGGGCAAGCTGTTGACCGGCCTGACGCCGCACCAGATCGACGACCTGGTCGCGGACGGTACGCTGTCGGGAGGGATGCTGCCGAAGATCAGTTCAGCGCTCGATGCGGCCCGCAACGGCGTGAAATCGGTGCATATCATCGACGGCCGCGTCGAACACTGCCTGCTGCTGGAGATCCTCACCGATCATGGGGTGGGGACGATGATCAAGAGCAAGTGA
- a CDS encoding right-handed parallel beta-helix repeat-containing protein — translation MRLRAVIVSLLSLVLSEPARAATLRVGPEEAITTIAEVARLARDGDIVEIQPGEYRGDVASWTQRRLTIRGVGERPVLIADGRSAEDKATWVIRNGDFVIDNVEFRGARVVDGNGAGIRFERGRLHVRNCAFVDNQTGILTSNFSDAELRIDDSLFADAPRQEHSLPHLLYVGRIAQLEIFGSRFHNGYRGHLIKSRARRSDIRYNLIYDGRAGEASYEIDLPNGGNATLVGNVIGQSAATRNPVVVAYGAEGHAWADNALVLSHNTLTSARPFGAWFLRVWRDRIGANIRVQGINNLIVGLGAFTLGASGEFHGNFPTLSGMLNDIETLDFSLAPGSLLHGRGKNVAASPGDDIVPDAEFQLPIGRRPLTAPAQWTPGAFQRAGDAR, via the coding sequence ATGCGCCTGCGCGCCGTAATCGTCAGCTTGCTGTCGTTGGTCCTTTCCGAGCCCGCACGCGCGGCAACGCTGCGTGTCGGTCCGGAGGAGGCAATTACCACTATCGCAGAGGTGGCACGTCTCGCCCGTGACGGAGACATCGTCGAAATCCAGCCAGGCGAGTATCGCGGCGATGTTGCCTCATGGACGCAACGGCGACTGACGATCCGGGGCGTCGGCGAACGGCCGGTACTGATCGCCGACGGCAGGAGCGCCGAAGACAAGGCGACCTGGGTGATCCGCAATGGCGACTTCGTCATCGACAACGTCGAATTCCGGGGCGCCCGAGTCGTCGATGGCAACGGAGCGGGCATCCGTTTCGAGCGGGGCAGGCTGCACGTGCGCAACTGCGCCTTCGTCGACAATCAGACGGGGATCCTGACCAGCAACTTCAGCGACGCCGAATTGCGCATCGACGACAGCCTGTTCGCCGACGCCCCGCGTCAGGAGCACTCCCTGCCCCATCTGCTCTACGTCGGGCGGATCGCGCAACTCGAGATCTTCGGCAGCCGCTTCCATAACGGATACCGCGGCCACCTCATCAAGTCTCGCGCACGGCGCTCCGATATCCGCTACAACTTGATCTATGACGGGCGCGCCGGCGAAGCTTCGTACGAAATCGACCTGCCCAATGGTGGCAACGCGACGCTCGTCGGCAACGTCATCGGCCAGAGCGCGGCGACGCGCAATCCTGTCGTTGTCGCCTACGGCGCCGAAGGGCATGCCTGGGCCGACAACGCGCTTGTGCTGTCTCATAACACGTTGACGAGCGCCCGCCCCTTCGGCGCCTGGTTCCTGCGCGTATGGAGGGATCGTATCGGGGCGAACATCCGCGTGCAGGGCATTAATAACCTGATCGTCGGGCTCGGCGCCTTCACGCTCGGCGCCAGCGGCGAATTCCACGGCAACTTCCCGACGCTGAGTGGCATGCTGAACGATATCGAAACTCTCGACTTCTCGCTCGCACCCGGCTCGCTGCTGCATGGACGTGGCAAAAACGTCGCAGCCAGCCCCGGCGACGACATCGTTCCCGACGCCGAATTCCAGCTTCCGATCGGCCGGCGGCCGCTCACTGCCCCCGCGCAGTGGACACCCGGCGCCTTCCAGCGCGCTGGCGATGCACGATAG
- a CDS encoding acyl carrier protein has product METGVDFSKAVKDYILEEFLPGENPDELTDDLPLISGGILDSIATLKLVLHFEEQYGIVLEAHEADKEHLDTIRSIASLLASKAR; this is encoded by the coding sequence ATGGAAACAGGTGTGGACTTCAGCAAGGCCGTCAAGGACTACATTCTCGAGGAATTTCTGCCGGGCGAGAATCCGGATGAACTGACCGATGACCTGCCGCTGATCAGCGGCGGCATCCTCGATTCGATCGCCACGCTCAAACTGGTTCTGCATTTCGAGGAGCAGTACGGCATCGTGCTCGAAGCCCACGAGGCAGACAAGGAACACCTGGACACGATCCGCAGCATCGCCAGTCTCCTCGCATCCAAGGCGAGGTAG
- a CDS encoding amino acid adenylation domain-containing protein: protein MSNPRPLHQFLCDTAALHPSHTAVVEPGRGLISYVALDELSDRLRDRLVAIGVRPGDRVGIYLRKSIDAVAAIYGILKAGAAYVPVDPDAPPARNAYIMHNCAVRAVVMERRLEDRFSTEFFALGELPPLLLLDGTGGGGPLARMLDEADAQRPAAVTKNAMSPPEDLAYILYTSGSTGKPKGVMLSHENAVSFVDWCSAVFEPQPDDRFSSHAPLHFDLSILDIHVALKHGATLVLIPEERGKDALHLARLISEERISIWYSAPSILSLMAQFGDLHSQDCSSLRLVLFAGEVFPVKHLRTLCSQLPEPRYFNLYGPTETNVCTYYEVVPPVSDERTSPYPIGKVCEHLRGKVVDEHNAPVKPGEEGELCITGSGVMQGYWSLPERSAESFLVDNDGTRWYRTGDIVVEAADGNHIYRGRRDRMVKRRGYRVELGEIEAGLYQHPLVKEVAVVAVPDAEAGVRISAFLSSKGTDKASLIELKRFCAERIPLYMIPDHFKWLDALPKTSTDKTDYQRLKELG, encoded by the coding sequence ATGTCGAACCCACGCCCGCTGCATCAATTCCTCTGCGACACGGCCGCCCTCCATCCGTCGCATACTGCAGTCGTCGAGCCTGGCCGAGGGTTGATCAGCTATGTCGCGCTGGACGAGTTGTCCGATCGACTGCGTGACCGGCTCGTCGCCATCGGCGTGCGGCCCGGCGACCGCGTCGGCATCTACCTGCGCAAGTCGATCGACGCCGTCGCTGCGATCTACGGCATTCTCAAGGCAGGTGCCGCCTACGTGCCGGTCGATCCCGACGCACCACCTGCGCGCAACGCCTACATCATGCACAACTGTGCGGTGCGGGCGGTCGTCATGGAGAGGCGCCTCGAGGATCGCTTCTCCACCGAGTTTTTCGCGCTCGGAGAGCTGCCGCCTTTGCTGCTGCTCGACGGGACGGGTGGTGGTGGTCCGCTCGCCCGCATGCTGGACGAAGCGGACGCGCAGCGGCCGGCCGCGGTGACGAAGAACGCGATGTCGCCGCCCGAAGATCTCGCCTACATCCTCTACACGTCGGGCTCGACGGGAAAGCCGAAGGGCGTGATGCTCTCGCACGAGAACGCCGTGAGTTTCGTCGACTGGTGTTCCGCGGTGTTCGAACCGCAGCCGGATGACCGCTTCTCGTCTCACGCGCCGCTGCACTTCGACCTCTCGATCCTCGACATCCATGTCGCCCTCAAGCACGGCGCGACCCTCGTGCTGATCCCGGAGGAACGGGGCAAGGACGCGCTGCATCTGGCCAGGCTGATTTCCGAGGAAAGGATCAGCATCTGGTACTCCGCGCCGTCGATCCTCAGCCTGATGGCGCAGTTCGGCGACCTCCACAGCCAGGACTGCTCTTCGCTGCGCCTCGTCCTGTTCGCGGGCGAGGTGTTCCCGGTCAAGCATCTCCGGACGCTGTGTTCGCAGTTGCCGGAACCCCGCTATTTCAACCTCTACGGCCCGACCGAAACCAACGTCTGCACCTACTACGAAGTTGTTCCGCCGGTGTCTGACGAGCGTACGTCGCCCTATCCCATCGGCAAAGTGTGCGAGCACCTGCGTGGCAAGGTCGTCGACGAGCACAACGCGCCGGTGAAGCCGGGAGAAGAGGGCGAACTGTGCATTACCGGCAGCGGCGTGATGCAGGGTTACTGGTCGTTGCCGGAGCGCAGCGCGGAAAGCTTCCTCGTCGATAACGACGGAACGCGCTGGTACCGGACCGGCGACATCGTCGTCGAAGCAGCCGACGGAAACCATATCTACCGCGGCCGGCGCGACCGCATGGTCAAGCGGCGCGGCTACCGGGTCGAGCTCGGTGAAATCGAGGCGGGGCTGTATCAGCATCCGCTGGTCAAGGAGGTTGCCGTCGTCGCCGTGCCGGATGCCGAAGCGGGTGTGCGGATCAGCGCATTCCTGAGCAGCAAGGGGACGGACAAGGCCTCCCTGATCGAACTCAAGCGCTTCTGCGCGGAGCGGATACCGCTGTACATGATCCCCGACCATTTCAAGTGGCTCGATGCCCTGCCGAAAACGTCGACGGACAAGACGGACTACCAGCGACTCAAGGAGCTGGGCTGA